A segment of the Cricetulus griseus strain 17A/GY chromosome 6, alternate assembly CriGri-PICRH-1.0, whole genome shotgun sequence genome:
CAAAATGAAGAACCACTTTGGATACCTTATCTTGCAATTGAAACTATTTTAAACTATGGTATCCATATAGTTACCTTGGGGGCAGAGCCAGTAGACGGTAGCAATGTGTCACTTCCCCATCGATGACTCTGAAACCTCTTCTGAATAAGTTATTTACTATCACATTTAAACTCTGTGTACTATTTGAGACAACACAACCTGAAGAACTAGATACACTAATCCTAATAATGGAACCACTCATTAtggttattcatttatttacccaTACAAATTTGGCATTTGTTTTTGAACGATATAGCCTGTTAAAAATAgcttataaaaacacattttttccaCAGTGctgttttagaaaagaaatatatagagatatattctAATTTCTCAAAAGAACAGAAGCAAGGCATTGATGGTCTGTGGGAATGCATACATGTTGCGAGGTAGGTGACATGTGCAGGTTGCAAGGTTAAGTAGCATGTTCCTCATTGAAACCTTACAGTACACAGTTGGATGTTCACTTCTAGAGCTCCCACAACAGATTTAGTCAGCAATATCTGTCATAACCAGCCCTTTTGTATAATCTTTGGATTGATACCCTTATATCTTTGTTTCTTAATGTATAGATGACAGGATTCAGGGCAGGGGTGATAGCAAAGTCAGCAATAAACAGGTATTTGTCAGTTGATGATGTAGGGAAAGGCCACACATAGAGAAACATGCATGGAGTGAAAAAAAGAACCACCACAGTGATGTGTGCTGACAGAGTGACAAGTGCCTTCGATAAGTCCCCTGAAGACCTTTGCCACACTGTGACCAAAATGAAGACATaggaaaggagaagcaggaagaatgTCCCCATGCTCATGAAGCCACTATTGGCAGCAATGATAAATTCAAACTTGTCTCTGTCAGTGCATGCGAGTTGTATGATCCGAGGAAAGTCACAGTAAAAGCTGTCTACTTTGTTAGGACCACAAAAAGGCAGGTTTATAACAAAAGAGAACTGGGACAGGGCATGGATCACACCTGTGACCCAGC
Coding sequences within it:
- the LOC100755034 gene encoding olfactory receptor 4F21, producing the protein MPMDQLNHSTVSEFVLLGLSSSWETKVFLMLTFSMLYLGIILGNLFIVILVMADSHLHSPMYFLLANLSLNDVWVSSTTVPKMISDLLKERKVISFHSCMTQICFIHIMGGVEMVLLIAMAFDRYTAICKPLRYLSIMSPKICISFVIAGWVTGVIHALSQFSFVINLPFCGPNKVDSFYCDFPRIIQLACTDRDKFEFIIAANSGFMSMGTFFLLLLSYVFILVTVWQRSSGDLSKALVTLSAHITVVVLFFTPCMFLYVWPFPTSSTDKYLFIADFAITPALNPVIYTLRNKDIRVSIQRLYKRAGYDRYC